One region of Quercus lobata isolate SW786 chromosome 2, ValleyOak3.0 Primary Assembly, whole genome shotgun sequence genomic DNA includes:
- the LOC115973725 gene encoding vacuolar protein sorting-associated protein 27-like: MEIYKEVLPPMPGQSEWAETGQPAPLAPHIYKPPGRPPKQRKRASDEPRNPYKASRQNRPVRCGKCKKEGHNSRGCKAGITGETPWQRRQRLQREKAAREGVPAPRSAPQPPSQQPTQTYNMMSATQPSSSQQGNQPRPSHKRAGWFSSSQTEFHTPRETWDTLPSSSQVT; encoded by the exons atgGAGATATATAAGGAGGTACTTCCTCCCATGCCTGGCCAGTCAGAATGGGCTGAGACTGGACAGCCTGCTCCCTTAGCACCTCACATATACAAACCACCAGGCAGACCACCCAAGCAAAGAAAGAGGGCTTCTGATGAGCCTAGGAACCCTTACAAAGCAAGTAGACAGAACAGACCTGTAAGATGTGGGAAATGCAAAAAGGAAGGGCATAACTCAAGAGGGTGCAAGGCTGGCATCACTGGGGAGACACCATGGCAGAGGAGACAGAgacttcaaagagaaaaagct GCAAGGGAAGGGGTGCCTGCACCTAGATCTGCACCTCAGCCACCATCCCAGCAGCCTACCCAGACCTACAACATGATGTCTGCCACTCAGCCTTCATCCTCACAGCAAGGAAATCAACCTAGGCCATCTCACAAGAGAGCAGGATGGTTCTCTTCCTCACAAACAGAGTTTCACACACCTAGGGAGACCTGGGATACCTTACCAAGTTCTTCACAGGTAACTTAG
- the LOC115974253 gene encoding class I heat shock protein-like, with amino-acid sequence MALISQVFGNEIFDPFLSMINKCPVLNTPTDWKEILEAHVFIADLPGLNKEEVNVEVVDDGSVLQISGERKEEKADENVKWHTGERFRGKFLRRFRLPENTKTDEVKASMENGVLTVTVPKQERKKPERRVIEIEEK; translated from the coding sequence ATGGCACTCATTTCCCAAGTATTTGGTAATGAAATTTTTGACCCTTTCCTTTCTATGATCAACAAGTGTCCTGTGCTTAATACCCCTACAGATTGGAAGGAGATCCTAGAAGCTCATGTGTTCATAGCTGATCTTCCAGGGCTCAACAAAGAGGAAGTGAATGTAGAAGTAGTTGATGATGGGAGTGTGCTCCAAATAAGTGGTGAAAGGAAGGAGGAAAAAGCTGATGAAAATGTTAAGTGGCATACAGGAGAACGTTTCCGTGGCAAGTTTCTTCGAAGGTTTAGGTTACCAGAAAATACCAAGACAGATGAAGTTAAGGCCTCCATGGAAAATGGTGTGCTTACTGTCACTGTGCCAAAACAGGAGCGCAAGAAACCCGAAAGGAGGGTGATCGAGATTGAAGAAAAGTAG
- the LOC115974472 gene encoding uncharacterized protein LOC115974472: protein MSSSSGNFSSSCGHMCNEQTCVLRTSLSLHNFERRFLGCSRYKVGPKCPFFVWIDNPTCPRGNEAAPLALEKMSRLQTALQLANERERIALETAEEARQMAEKALEEEAKAKERERKARAVCAKVKEKAILAEEKQRMWKSACILSWIFFVIVMLLCFGSIEFFGVKRPRLLPLK, encoded by the coding sequence ATGTCTTCATCAAGTGGTAATTTCTCGAGTTCATGTGGACATATGTGCAATGAGCAGACTTGTGTTTTGAGAACAAGTTTGAGTTTGCACAATTTTGAGAGGAGGTTCTTGGGTTGTAGCCGTTATAAGGTTGGTCCTAAGTgtcctttctttgtttggattgataACCCAACCTGTCCTCGTGGGAATGAAGCTGCACCTTTGGCTCTAGAGAAGATGTCTAGGCTTCAGACTGCTCTCCAACTTGCAAATGAGAGGGAAAGGATAGCTCTGGAAACGGCAGAAGAAGCTAGGCAAATGGCAGAAAAGGCTCTTGAAGAGGAAGCCAAAGccaaggagagggagagaaaggctCGAGCTGTTTGTGCAAAAGTTAAGGAAAAAGCCATTCTTGCTGAAGAGAAGCAAAGAATGTGGAAGTCTGCATGCATTTTGTCATGgatcttttttgttattgttatgttgttgtgttttggcTCAATTGAGTTCTTTGGAGTGAAGAGACCTAGATTGTTGCCCCTAAAGTAG